A stretch of Halosimplex halophilum DNA encodes these proteins:
- a CDS encoding alpha/beta fold hydrolase gives MSDSVELETLHLSGPDPAIVFVHGGLGSLWNPYPQLAAFEGEHELVTYSLAGNGNSTARPTQSLAGHVSDLRQLLDELQIDQPIVHGHSYGTAVAIEYAKRHPIAGVVLHAGGDHDLTPAWEKPLLRLFLALRLYRIPVNDALIRQLAYTVGFHEETSPAVVEDFLQSNPLPHRRSAWTTVTEGFWGYDGRSTMDQIDVPTLVIHGPADGIVPVEVGRDTAIRIPKGVFCRVERTGHVAMIERPDAYNTLIRALVTAIRETLNLDAALSSHLECEE, from the coding sequence GTGTCCGATTCGGTCGAGTTAGAGACGTTGCATCTGTCCGGTCCAGATCCGGCTATCGTGTTTGTCCACGGTGGCCTTGGCTCGCTCTGGAACCCGTATCCCCAACTGGCTGCCTTCGAAGGGGAACACGAATTGGTAACCTATTCCCTCGCGGGGAACGGAAACTCGACGGCCAGACCGACGCAATCCCTTGCTGGCCACGTCTCTGACCTTCGGCAATTGCTCGACGAACTTCAGATTGATCAGCCGATCGTTCACGGCCACAGTTACGGTACCGCCGTCGCCATCGAATACGCCAAGCGCCACCCGATAGCGGGCGTCGTTCTCCACGCCGGTGGCGATCACGACCTCACGCCGGCGTGGGAAAAGCCACTGCTACGTCTGTTTCTCGCACTTCGCCTCTATCGAATACCCGTTAACGACGCGCTCATCCGGCAACTGGCCTACACTGTGGGATTCCACGAGGAAACATCGCCGGCTGTGGTCGAGGACTTCCTGCAATCGAACCCGTTACCGCATCGGCGATCGGCATGGACGACCGTTACTGAGGGGTTCTGGGGGTATGACGGTCGAAGCACTATGGACCAAATCGATGTGCCGACGCTCGTCATCCACGGGCCTGCAGACGGGATCGTCCCAGTGGAAGTAGGACGTGACACGGCGATCCGAATTCCCAAGGGTGTGTTCTGTCGGGTTGAGCGAACCGGGCACGTGGCAATGATCGAACGGCCTGATGCGTACAACACGCTGATTCGAGCACTCGTCACTGCGATACGCGAAACCCTCAACCTTGATGCGGCACTCTCAAGCCACCTTGAATGCGAGGAGTGA
- a CDS encoding cytochrome P450, whose product MTAQRMAADTTASPPTPDGVPLFGNGLAFARNPVDAMERWATLGDIVRLDIPGQEMYLVTGPALIEQILVDDHESFTISPAQRETFSGVEDHAVTTTTGERWERLRRALHPAFTRDAMGRYADRTVETTAACIEAWDDGEQIDLYEEMRRLTVTVLADALLDVDIRGREAVVMAAADALVDRANFRRPGQLLPDWVPTPTDRRFERTVTELDAFVDDIITERRGTDRGKDLCSVLLDAHDAGDLSLAEVRENVVAMLLAGHDSPSVALTHVWRVLDEHPDHRAMLTEEAQTVVGNEQPASELLPGLEHTRHVVAETLRLYPPTLGVMRQATEPVTLGGYDLPAGAQFLLPQWPVHRDDRFWDDPTTFDPTRWERATNRPEYAYFPFSGGPRNCVGMHFAKQELALVVATILATVELAVSVDGPLTFTPSLQLRPEPAIEAIVTRR is encoded by the coding sequence ATGACTGCCCAACGGATGGCTGCCGACACGACGGCCTCGCCGCCGACACCGGACGGTGTTCCACTGTTCGGTAACGGCCTCGCGTTCGCTCGGAACCCGGTCGACGCCATGGAGCGGTGGGCGACACTCGGCGACATCGTTCGCCTCGACATCCCCGGCCAGGAGATGTATCTCGTGACGGGCCCGGCCCTGATCGAACAGATTCTCGTCGACGACCACGAGTCGTTCACGATCAGTCCCGCCCAGCGCGAGACGTTCAGCGGGGTCGAGGACCACGCAGTCACCACGACGACCGGCGAGCGATGGGAGCGCCTCCGGCGGGCATTGCACCCCGCGTTCACCCGCGACGCGATGGGCCGCTACGCCGACCGGACGGTCGAAACGACGGCGGCCTGCATCGAAGCGTGGGACGACGGCGAGCAGATCGACCTCTACGAGGAGATGCGGCGGCTCACCGTGACCGTCCTCGCCGACGCGCTCCTCGACGTGGATATTCGTGGCCGCGAAGCGGTCGTCATGGCTGCAGCGGACGCGCTCGTCGACCGGGCGAACTTCCGCAGACCCGGCCAGCTGCTTCCCGACTGGGTGCCGACGCCGACGGACCGGCGCTTCGAGCGAACGGTGACCGAACTCGACGCGTTCGTCGATGACATCATCACCGAGCGTCGGGGGACGGACCGGGGTAAGGACCTCTGTTCGGTCCTGCTGGACGCCCACGATGCGGGCGACCTGTCGCTGGCGGAAGTCCGGGAGAACGTGGTCGCGATGTTGCTCGCGGGCCACGACTCCCCCTCGGTCGCGCTGACCCACGTCTGGCGGGTGCTCGACGAGCATCCGGACCACCGGGCGATGCTGACCGAGGAGGCTCAAACTGTCGTCGGGAACGAGCAGCCAGCCAGCGAACTGCTCCCGGGGCTCGAACACACCCGACACGTCGTGGCCGAGACACTGCGCCTGTATCCACCGACGCTGGGCGTCATGCGGCAGGCGACCGAACCGGTGACCCTCGGCGGCTACGACCTTCCGGCGGGGGCACAGTTCCTGCTCCCGCAGTGGCCGGTCCATCGCGACGACCGGTTCTGGGACGACCCGACGACGTTCGACCCGACTCGCTGGGAGCGGGCCACCAACCGGCCCGAGTACGCCTACTTCCCGTTCAGCGGTGGCCCGCGCAACTGCGTCGGGATGCACTTCGCCAAGCAGGAACTGGCGCTCGTCGTGGCGACGATCCTCGCCACTGTCGAGTTGGCCGTCTCGGTCGACGGCCCGCTGACGTTTACCCCCTCGCTACAACTACGGCCCGAACCGGCGATCGAAGCGATTGTCACTCGACGGTAG
- a CDS encoding helix-turn-helix domain-containing protein — translation MKYLDVRIDLPDRMLHPMQAFIRHEEAVQYEEMLAWRVRPDADVEYALYYVEADLEAYREAVHDIETVVECQITPVDDGAAHVWACEETRPETRAWRDAFADRQLIVVPPIRFDKRATMALTIVGDGGAIHDTIETIPPAVDVTIDEIGTYDRRGGTLVGTLTDRQLVAMGTALRLGYYEVPRDATLADIADELNCAESTASVLLRRAERDILSRVFDRYGGTADQISAAHVTAREG, via the coding sequence ATGAAGTACCTCGATGTCCGAATCGATCTGCCGGACCGGATGCTGCATCCGATGCAGGCGTTCATCCGCCACGAGGAGGCCGTCCAGTACGAGGAGATGCTCGCGTGGCGCGTCCGCCCCGACGCGGACGTCGAGTACGCCCTGTACTACGTCGAGGCGGACCTGGAGGCGTACCGGGAAGCAGTGCACGATATCGAGACGGTCGTCGAGTGTCAGATCACGCCGGTCGACGACGGGGCCGCGCACGTCTGGGCGTGCGAGGAGACGCGTCCCGAGACCCGCGCGTGGCGTGACGCCTTCGCCGACCGGCAGTTGATCGTGGTGCCGCCGATCCGGTTCGACAAGAGGGCCACGATGGCGCTGACGATCGTCGGTGATGGGGGTGCTATCCACGACACGATCGAGACGATTCCCCCTGCGGTGGACGTGACTATCGACGAGATCGGCACCTACGACCGCCGCGGGGGAACGCTGGTCGGTACGCTCACCGACCGGCAGCTCGTCGCTATGGGAACGGCACTCCGACTCGGCTATTACGAGGTGCCCCGTGACGCGACGCTTGCGGACATCGCGGACGAACTCAACTGTGCGGAGAGCACTGCATCGGTCCTGCTCCGCCGAGCCGAGCGGGATATTCTCTCCCGGGTGTTCGACCGCTATGGGGGGACTGCCGATCAGATTTCGGCAGCACACGTGACTGCTCGGGAGGGGTGA
- a CDS encoding right-handed parallel beta-helix repeat-containing protein, whose protein sequence is MSESNRSTTFTCIAIFSLIGISLFGGVAAGDDPTFVEEPISTDETWTPGEGPYRVTDDITVSNGTQLTIEPGTTVEFVEGGSLIIKGELVAGQNNSENVQFTTLYDDASAGNWDGLIIQGSAELNDVSINKPTNGLVINNGGAAEATSIQFHETQHSAVVLDSGGTAVLIDAKFGEISDGTTPSDISFEGAGGLTIRSSVVPHGISGHSDSAGVTHLTAINNDFRGEISFSGRTNEVTFKNNLIRDEIIFERRYGGGSGFVFTQNTITSAGKVSISVIDTLSDVTVTENNLTNGRFLISSSGTTQHVRVQSNTGKNGVIKIIGGDNLNDVTVRGNKFQNTRLQLRGSSLSNIQASENTLFGGSRGIELIAEHQVEKAELTQNRIYWAESAGIYIKTNHPSVGDVTGTNISNNMIARNGGAGIFINSPSANICCDDDAKSVISENHLVNNTLGIELIKGKPTVIEQNHVVGNNKTGIRLAADGPAIDSATVFTVNQSNIYDNGAALTYESGTDAEVIAENNYWGAPSGPHYPAILPEGEGGNVSSQGEIVNINPWRESRFDGLVPESVPPKQPEQSDSEQSATPTVTDSERSTVEENSAQMQTISETEENSELDGDRDDASGSRGPGFGIVATLLAVSAVAILANRGGE, encoded by the coding sequence ATGAGTGAATCAAATAGGAGTACAACGTTTACTTGTATTGCGATTTTTTCTCTTATTGGGATTTCATTGTTCGGTGGCGTCGCGGCCGGTGACGACCCGACCTTCGTTGAGGAGCCGATCTCTACTGACGAAACATGGACACCCGGGGAAGGCCCCTATCGTGTTACAGACGATATCACGGTTTCTAACGGAACTCAGCTGACAATAGAACCAGGGACGACTGTTGAATTTGTGGAGGGCGGTTCGCTTATAATCAAAGGAGAACTAGTTGCCGGCCAGAATAATAGCGAGAACGTTCAATTTACAACCTTGTATGATGATGCCAGTGCAGGTAATTGGGATGGATTGATCATCCAGGGGTCCGCCGAATTGAACGATGTGTCAATCAACAAGCCGACAAATGGTCTTGTTATAAACAATGGCGGTGCCGCTGAGGCTACTAGCATACAGTTCCATGAGACTCAACATTCCGCCGTCGTACTCGACTCTGGCGGTACCGCAGTTTTAATTGATGCAAAGTTCGGAGAGATCAGCGATGGGACCACTCCTTCAGACATATCCTTCGAGGGCGCGGGTGGGCTTACGATCCGTTCCTCTGTCGTCCCGCATGGGATCAGCGGCCACTCCGATAGCGCCGGAGTTACCCATCTCACGGCGATAAATAACGATTTTCGAGGGGAAATATCGTTTTCAGGCAGAACGAATGAGGTAACATTCAAAAATAACCTAATCAGAGATGAGATAATATTTGAGCGGCGATACGGCGGTGGAAGCGGTTTCGTCTTTACACAGAACACGATCACCTCTGCTGGGAAAGTGTCGATTTCAGTTATAGACACTCTCTCTGATGTCACCGTCACGGAAAACAATCTGACTAACGGCCGCTTCCTGATTTCATCCTCAGGTACAACCCAGCACGTCCGGGTTCAATCAAACACTGGAAAGAACGGTGTCATCAAGATCATCGGGGGGGACAATCTCAATGATGTCACTGTTCGAGGGAACAAGTTCCAAAATACACGGCTTCAGCTCCGCGGTTCCTCCCTCTCAAACATTCAAGCTAGCGAGAACACGCTTTTCGGGGGCAGTCGAGGAATCGAATTAATTGCTGAACATCAAGTCGAGAAGGCTGAGTTGACTCAGAACCGAATCTACTGGGCGGAATCGGCGGGAATCTATATTAAAACAAACCACCCCAGCGTAGGGGACGTGACCGGTACCAATATTTCGAACAACATGATTGCTCGAAATGGCGGTGCTGGCATTTTTATTAACTCGCCTAGTGCGAACATCTGTTGTGACGACGATGCCAAATCAGTGATCAGTGAGAACCATCTTGTGAATAATACGTTAGGTATTGAACTGATCAAAGGGAAACCGACTGTCATAGAACAGAACCACGTCGTTGGAAACAATAAGACGGGGATACGGCTGGCTGCAGATGGACCGGCTATTGATTCGGCAACTGTTTTCACTGTTAACCAGAGCAATATTTATGATAACGGGGCCGCTCTGACATACGAATCAGGGACTGATGCAGAGGTTATCGCGGAAAATAACTACTGGGGGGCACCGAGTGGCCCCCATTACCCAGCTATCCTTCCAGAAGGAGAGGGCGGCAACGTTTCGAGTCAGGGAGAAATTGTAAATATCAATCCTTGGAGAGAGTCCCGTTTTGACGGGCTCGTTCCTGAGAGTGTTCCACCCAAGCAGCCGGAGCAATCGGACTCCGAACAATCAGCTACTCCAACGGTAACCGATTCAGAGAGATCTACCGTAGAAGAAAACTCTGCACAGATGCAGACTATATCAGAAACAGAAGAGAACTCAGAGTTAGACGGTGATCGTGATGATGCCTCGGGGTCCCGAGGACCCGGGTTCGGAATCGTAGCTACACTGCTTGCCGTTTCCGCCGTAGCGATCCTCGCTAATAGAGGGGGAGAATAA
- a CDS encoding sulfite exporter TauE/SafE family protein, producing the protein MSTPESRIDVEQFVSNLLDFQYREVMMVFATLAVVTGSIVFFPGFDNLSKGLQADISPGLLAAFVLVAVVAGVVKGMVGFGYALITTPIFASVIDPTFAVVVLAIPPWMINMFQIGETNTGLSFIREEWVLVFLAIVGSVIGVAFLAEFSTGPIVPFLIGLVIFGYVVFQVVQDFVTVEETHNPLGLSVAGFLEGFLLAVANLGPLLPAYFHTFERDTERYIGGLSMVLGAIFTVRIIQMALFTDLLTTYRLWLGSVIAVVTIVGLLLGTYLRRLEVDEEKFNWFVVALLFVISLNIFRNTIPALFL; encoded by the coding sequence ATGAGTACTCCAGAGTCACGGATAGATGTCGAACAGTTTGTCTCGAACCTTCTCGATTTCCAGTACCGCGAGGTAATGATGGTCTTCGCGACGCTTGCTGTCGTGACAGGATCTATCGTCTTCTTCCCCGGATTCGATAATCTTAGCAAGGGCTTGCAGGCCGACATTTCGCCTGGCCTGTTGGCGGCGTTCGTTCTGGTTGCAGTCGTCGCTGGCGTCGTCAAGGGGATGGTGGGCTTCGGCTATGCACTCATCACGACGCCCATCTTCGCTTCCGTGATCGATCCGACCTTCGCAGTCGTCGTCTTGGCTATTCCGCCGTGGATGATCAATATGTTCCAGATCGGAGAAACCAATACTGGTCTATCCTTCATCCGCGAGGAATGGGTTCTCGTCTTTTTAGCTATCGTGGGCTCGGTAATCGGAGTCGCGTTCCTCGCTGAATTTAGCACGGGCCCGATCGTTCCGTTCCTCATCGGCCTCGTGATCTTTGGCTACGTCGTCTTCCAGGTCGTTCAGGACTTCGTCACCGTCGAAGAGACGCACAATCCGCTCGGACTCAGCGTCGCGGGGTTCCTCGAGGGATTCCTCCTGGCCGTCGCGAACCTCGGCCCGCTGCTTCCGGCGTACTTCCATACGTTTGAGCGAGACACAGAGCGGTACATCGGCGGCCTCTCGATGGTCCTCGGCGCCATTTTCACAGTCCGAATCATCCAGATGGCGCTGTTCACGGACCTGTTGACGACCTATCGGCTATGGCTCGGATCGGTGATCGCGGTCGTCACTATCGTCGGCCTTCTACTCGGGACGTACCTCCGCCGTCTCGAAGTTGACGAGGAGAAGTTCAACTGGTTCGTCGTCGCGTTGCTGTTCGTCATCTCACTCAATATCTTCCGGAATACGATTCCCGCGCTCTTCCTGTGA
- a CDS encoding NAD(P)/FAD-dependent oxidoreductase — MTEERRDLVIAGSGVAGLSAAVYAARADLDPLVLEGDEPGGQLTLTTDVENYLGFPEGVGGMELIQRGKDQAEQFGAQFQHGSIEAADLDGQPLELSLSTGETLRTRALVVATGASARWVGADGEDELMGYGLSTCATCDGAFHRGDDVLVVGGGDSAMEEALFLAKFADSVTVVHRRDELRASEIMADRVRHHDDVEFAWNTELLAIDGSQENGVTSATLVSHPDGYPAEKHEAGEDVEVEEVDIGGVFYAIGHEPNTDFLRETPVDLDDSGYVQTSSAGDAWATTATAADGVFAAGDVMDREYQQAVTAAGMGSMAALDAEEWLESAEAAANDSTGPIPTGADD; from the coding sequence ATGACCGAGGAGAGACGGGACCTCGTCATCGCCGGGTCCGGGGTCGCCGGCCTCTCGGCGGCCGTCTACGCCGCCCGGGCCGACCTCGACCCGCTCGTGCTAGAGGGCGACGAGCCCGGCGGCCAGCTGACGCTGACGACCGATGTCGAGAACTACCTCGGGTTCCCCGAGGGCGTCGGCGGGATGGAGCTGATCCAGCGCGGCAAGGACCAGGCCGAGCAGTTCGGCGCCCAGTTCCAGCACGGCAGCATCGAAGCCGCCGACCTCGACGGACAGCCGCTGGAGCTGTCGCTCTCGACTGGTGAGACGCTCCGGACTCGCGCGCTGGTCGTTGCGACCGGGGCGAGCGCCCGCTGGGTCGGTGCCGACGGCGAGGACGAACTGATGGGCTACGGGCTCTCGACGTGTGCGACCTGCGACGGCGCGTTCCACCGCGGCGACGACGTGCTCGTCGTCGGCGGCGGCGACAGCGCGATGGAAGAAGCGCTGTTCCTCGCGAAGTTCGCCGACTCGGTGACGGTCGTCCACCGCCGCGACGAGCTCCGCGCCTCGGAGATCATGGCCGACCGCGTCCGCCACCACGACGATGTCGAGTTCGCCTGGAACACGGAACTCCTGGCGATCGACGGGTCACAGGAGAACGGCGTGACTAGCGCGACGCTCGTCTCCCACCCAGACGGCTACCCTGCCGAGAAGCACGAAGCCGGTGAAGATGTCGAGGTTGAGGAGGTCGACATCGGTGGCGTGTTCTACGCCATCGGCCACGAGCCCAACACCGACTTCCTGCGGGAGACGCCCGTTGATCTCGACGACAGCGGGTACGTGCAAACGTCCTCCGCCGGGGACGCGTGGGCGACGACGGCGACGGCCGCCGACGGCGTCTTCGCGGCCGGTGACGTGATGGACCGCGAGTACCAGCAGGCTGTCACCGCTGCCGGTATGGGTAGCATGGCCGCCCTCGACGCGGAGGAGTGGCTCGAATCAGCGGAAGCGGCCGCGAACGACAGCACTGGACCGATCCCGACGGGGGCTGACGACTGA
- the trxA gene encoding thioredoxin, which yields MATDTATDAGTGSTNEPLHVDGEAHLDEVVAENGVVLVDFYADWCGPCQMLEPVVETLAAETDATVAKVDVDANQQLAQSYGVRGVPTLVLFADGEQVEEVVGLQGEEQLRSLVGRYTE from the coding sequence ATGGCAACCGATACTGCGACCGATGCCGGCACCGGGTCTACGAACGAACCGCTCCACGTTGATGGCGAAGCTCATCTCGACGAAGTCGTTGCTGAAAACGGGGTCGTCCTCGTGGACTTCTACGCCGACTGGTGTGGCCCCTGCCAGATGCTCGAGCCGGTCGTCGAGACGCTGGCCGCGGAGACCGACGCGACCGTCGCCAAGGTCGACGTCGACGCCAACCAGCAACTCGCTCAGTCCTACGGCGTCCGGGGCGTGCCGACGCTCGTCCTGTTCGCCGACGGCGAGCAGGTCGAGGAGGTCGTCGGGTTGCAGGGCGAGGAGCAGTTGCGCTCCCTGGTCGGGAGGTACACCGAGTAA
- a CDS encoding helix-turn-helix domain-containing protein: MPDSMSEQLRRDMECEGLLECFHGLKELDKECFQALVEAEEPLTVDEIAEAVDRERSTAYRGVQRLLQAGFIEKDQVNYDQGGYYHVYSPADPSQIADDMQRLLNDWYAKMGQLIQEFENKYEQSEPSAPPAES; the protein is encoded by the coding sequence ATGCCAGATTCGATGTCAGAACAACTCCGCCGGGACATGGAGTGCGAGGGGCTGCTGGAGTGTTTCCACGGGCTCAAGGAACTCGACAAGGAGTGTTTCCAGGCGCTCGTCGAGGCCGAAGAACCGCTGACCGTCGACGAGATCGCCGAGGCCGTCGACCGCGAACGCTCGACCGCGTACCGGGGCGTCCAGCGCCTGCTCCAGGCCGGATTCATCGAGAAAGACCAGGTCAACTACGACCAGGGCGGCTACTACCACGTCTACTCGCCGGCGGACCCGTCACAGATCGCCGACGACATGCAGCGGCTACTCAACGACTGGTACGCGAAGATGGGCCAGCTCATCCAGGAGTTCGAAAACAAGTACGAACAGTCCGAACCCTCGGCTCCGCCCGCTGAAAGCTAA
- a CDS encoding sulfite exporter TauE/SafE family protein: MELFGVAASLLALFAGFGVLIGLLFGFFGMGGSFLVTPALMVMGYETDVAVASGLAFVFATSVIATLKHRDLGQVDYKLGVLMIAGTTAGIEVGKLGLHALQAMGLADTVVSVIYVGLLGGIGAFITYQATKGDGGGGVSHDADADADAEDIPDIAEKIQSYRVPPMISLRGGITVSLWMILAVAFATGLLSGFLGVGGGFIRMPALFYLIGVPVPVAVGTDLFEIVFSGGIGSFLYAMDGAVNLSIVVPLLAGSALGARLGAAATSLVDEDEIKVYFGVMLLLGALAVAVRKVGNFMDIPELQTVSLVIILGAATLVAGAVVVSSIRALRAEGPPAASAAD, from the coding sequence ATGGAGCTGTTCGGAGTCGCCGCCTCGCTTCTCGCGCTGTTCGCGGGGTTCGGCGTCCTCATCGGGCTGCTGTTCGGCTTCTTCGGGATGGGGGGGTCGTTCCTCGTCACGCCCGCGCTGATGGTGATGGGCTACGAGACCGACGTCGCCGTCGCCTCGGGGCTCGCGTTCGTGTTCGCGACCTCGGTCATCGCGACGCTCAAACACCGCGACCTCGGACAGGTCGACTACAAACTCGGCGTGCTCATGATCGCCGGCACCACGGCCGGCATCGAGGTCGGGAAACTCGGCCTCCACGCGCTCCAGGCGATGGGGCTCGCCGACACCGTCGTGAGCGTCATCTACGTCGGCCTCCTGGGTGGCATCGGCGCGTTCATCACGTACCAAGCTACGAAGGGCGACGGTGGCGGCGGCGTCAGCCACGATGCGGACGCCGATGCTGATGCGGAGGACATCCCCGATATTGCGGAGAAGATTCAGTCCTACCGGGTGCCCCCGATGATAAGTCTCAGGGGCGGCATCACCGTCTCGCTGTGGATGATCCTCGCGGTCGCGTTCGCGACGGGCCTCCTCTCGGGGTTCCTCGGCGTCGGCGGCGGGTTCATCCGGATGCCCGCGCTGTTCTACCTCATCGGCGTGCCGGTGCCGGTCGCGGTCGGTACCGACCTCTTCGAGATCGTGTTCTCCGGCGGGATCGGAAGCTTCCTCTACGCGATGGACGGCGCGGTGAACCTCTCGATCGTCGTCCCGCTGCTCGCCGGGAGCGCGCTCGGCGCACGACTCGGCGCGGCCGCGACGAGTCTCGTCGACGAGGACGAGATCAAGGTCTACTTCGGCGTCATGCTGCTGCTGGGCGCGCTCGCCGTCGCAGTTCGCAAAGTCGGGAATTTCATGGATATCCCAGAGCTGCAGACCGTTTCGCTGGTCATCATTCTCGGTGCCGCGACGCTCGTCGCCGGTGCGGTCGTCGTGAGCTCGATCCGGGCGCTCCGCGCGGAAGGGCCGCCCGCGGCCAGCGCGGCGGACTGA
- a CDS encoding DUF7512 family protein, with amino-acid sequence MFGLENASGIDGAVLVVGVVLVEAIVLYVGYGLLERVFGPAIVDAVSGK; translated from the coding sequence ATGTTCGGGCTTGAGAACGCCAGCGGCATCGACGGCGCCGTGCTCGTCGTCGGTGTCGTTCTGGTCGAGGCGATCGTCCTGTACGTCGGTTACGGGCTCCTGGAACGGGTCTTCGGACCGGCGATCGTCGACGCGGTGAGTGGTAAATGA
- a CDS encoding sulfite exporter TauE/SafE family protein yields MAPLQAAVPVGGAEAGLAVFALVGLLGGAHCLGMCGPLVTLYADRLGGEGPVGFSEIRQHLLFNLGRTVSYALVGAVMGALGTVLYDAAGVAAVADDVRAVAGVLVGGFIVLTGARYALTGSTAGALGGGWTPSAFERVSSVLLARVDRWVRGPRIAALGAVHGLLPCPLLYPAFLYAFAAGSPVYGALSLATLGLATVPAVFAYGVAFQSVSPRVQGPLHRALGVAFLLMGYLPLAHGLMLLGIHLPHPPLPAYQPLG; encoded by the coding sequence ATGGCGCCGCTCCAGGCCGCCGTACCGGTCGGCGGCGCGGAGGCGGGACTCGCCGTCTTCGCGCTCGTCGGCCTGCTCGGTGGCGCCCACTGTCTGGGGATGTGCGGGCCGCTGGTGACGCTGTACGCCGACCGACTGGGCGGCGAGGGGCCGGTCGGCTTCTCCGAGATCCGCCAGCACCTGCTGTTCAACCTCGGCCGGACGGTCAGTTACGCGCTCGTCGGGGCTGTGATGGGCGCGCTGGGTACCGTACTGTACGACGCCGCGGGGGTCGCGGCCGTCGCCGACGACGTGCGCGCGGTCGCCGGCGTGCTGGTGGGCGGGTTCATCGTGCTGACAGGCGCCCGGTACGCGCTCACCGGGTCGACCGCCGGCGCCCTCGGGGGCGGCTGGACTCCCTCGGCCTTCGAGCGGGTCAGCAGCGTGCTGCTGGCCCGCGTCGACCGCTGGGTCCGCGGCCCGCGCATCGCGGCGCTGGGCGCCGTCCACGGGCTCCTCCCCTGTCCGCTGCTGTATCCCGCGTTCCTCTACGCCTTCGCCGCCGGGTCGCCGGTCTACGGCGCGCTCTCGCTCGCGACGCTGGGACTGGCGACCGTCCCGGCGGTGTTCGCCTACGGCGTCGCGTTCCAGTCAGTCTCGCCGCGGGTCCAGGGACCGCTCCATCGCGCGCTCGGCGTCGCCTTTCTCCTCATGGGCTACCTCCCGCTCGCCCACGGGCTGATGCTACTGGGTATCCACCTGCCCCACCCGCCGCTGCCCGCCTACCAGCCGCTGGGGTGA